Proteins from a genomic interval of Salvelinus sp. IW2-2015 linkage group LG14, ASM291031v2, whole genome shotgun sequence:
- the LOC111973439 gene encoding lipase member H, giving the protein MLLWQLLGLVGSLMLCKGQKNGVGELCDDFTDLDFHECFLGTTLNVKLLLYTKSNLRCGREVNHHHLSYQPLFNFSLPTAFVIHGYRPTGAPPVWVDHIVQLLSEQEDMNILVVDWNRGAANLNYFTAVTNTRQAANNLTGFILSMQEEGAPLSSIHLIGVSLGAHLAGFVGANLKGKIGRITGLDPAGPMFTGATAEERLDPSDAIFVDVLHTDMNSFGLRGQHGHIDYYANGGSDQPGCPKTIFSGKSYFVCDHQRSVFLYLCALNRTCSLTAYPCSSFSDFLDGRCLQCEAFKPAPCPMLGYDISRWRDTLLRLGQTKAYFTTTATLPYQKTSYRVDMVTWNQYLRWGVVILRLHSGRNFSEARIDRKRFKFEQYTSTRLLVQFDEDVQPVQKISLRIASGNMIGPRYKIRLLHIRLTHLEQPDSPLMCRYDIIMEENIEVAFRPLPCDPRL; this is encoded by the exons gCCAGAAGAATGGTGTAGGTGAACTGTGTGATGACTTTACAGACCTGGACTTCCATGAGTGCTTCCTTGGGACCACCCTGAATGTTAAGCTGCTGCTCTACACCAA GTCTAACCTGCGCTGCGGCAGAGAGGTGAACCACCACCACCTGTCCTACCAGCCACTCTTCAACTTCTCCCTGCCCACGGCCTTCGTCATCCACGGCTACCGGCCCACCGGAGCCCCTCCGGTCTGGGTGGATCACATCGTCCAGCTGCTGTCTGAGCAGGAGGACATGAACATCTTGGTAGTGGACTGGAACAGAGGAGCTGCTAACCTCAACTACTTCACTGCTGTGACCAACACACGACAGGCTGCCAACAACCTCACCGGCTTCATACTCagcatgcag gagGAGGGAGCGCCTCTGAGTTCAATCCACCTGATCGGGGTGAGTCTAGGAGCTCACCTAGCTGGGTTTGTAGGAGCAAACCTGAAGGGCAAGATTGGCCGCATTACAG GTCTGGACCCAGCAGGACCCATGTTCACTGGAGCGACTGCTGAGGAGAGACTAGACCCTTCAGACGCCATCTTTGTAGACGTACTACACACTGACATGAACT CGTTTGGTCTCAGAGGTCAACATGGCCATATTGACTACTATGCCAATGGAGGATCTGATCAGCCAGGCTGCCCCAAGACCATCTTCTCAG GGAAGTCGTATTTCGTGTGTGACCACCAGCGCTCTGTGTTCCTGTACCTGTGTGCTCTCAACCGGACCTGCAGCCTCACAGCCTACCCTTGCTCCTCCTTCAGCGACTTTCTGGATGGGCGGTGTCTGCAGTGTGAAGCCTTTAAGCCCGCCCCCTGTCCCATGCTAG GTTACGACATCAGCAGGTGGAGGGATACTCTGTTGCGATTGGGTCAGACCAAGGCCTATTTCACCACCACTGCCACGTTGCCATATCAAA aGACCAGCTACAGGGTGGACATGGTGACATGGAACCAGTACCTGCGCTGGGGAGTCGTCATCCTCAGACTACACAGTGGCAGGAACTTCAGTGAGGCACGCATAGACCG TAAGCGGTTCAAGTTTGAGCAGTACACCTCCACCCGTCTGTTGGTCCAGTTTGATGAGGACGTGCAGCCCGTCCAGAAGATATCCCTCCGCATCGCAAGCGGCAATATGATAGGCCCTCGCTACAAAATCCGACTACTCCACATCCGCCTCACCCACCTGGAGCAACCCGACAG CCCGCTGATGTGTCGCTATGACATCATCATGGAGGAGAATATTGAGGTGGCGTTCCGCCCGCTGCCCTGCGACCCTCGCCTCTGA